The Rhodoflexus caldus genome has a segment encoding these proteins:
- a CDS encoding LOG family protein, whose protein sequence is MENFEQQLINEERIRKAFTQKTWSEIKSVNSWMIFKIMAEFVEGLEKMAKIGPCVSIFGSARTKPENPYYQLAEEIAAKLVRKGYGVITGGGPGIMEAGNKGAHFAGGTSVGLNIELPFEQSHNPYIDPDKVINFDYFFVRKVMFVKYSQGFIVMPGGLGTLDELFEAYTLIQTHKIGRFPIVLVGKKYWSGLLDWIKEVVLGQERNISPDDLNLITLVDTADEAVAVVEEFYSKYLLSPNF, encoded by the coding sequence ATGGAAAATTTTGAACAACAACTGATTAATGAAGAGCGCATCCGCAAGGCCTTTACCCAAAAAACTTGGAGTGAGATAAAGAGTGTAAATTCTTGGATGATTTTTAAAATCATGGCAGAATTTGTGGAAGGGCTGGAAAAGATGGCGAAAATAGGGCCTTGCGTCAGCATTTTTGGCTCGGCACGTACCAAACCCGAAAATCCGTACTATCAACTGGCCGAAGAAATTGCGGCCAAATTGGTGCGGAAAGGCTATGGCGTAATTACGGGCGGCGGGCCGGGTATTATGGAGGCGGGTAATAAAGGGGCACATTTTGCCGGCGGCACTTCCGTAGGTTTGAATATTGAACTGCCTTTCGAGCAGTCGCACAACCCATACATAGACCCCGACAAGGTCATCAATTTTGACTATTTCTTTGTCCGCAAAGTAATGTTTGTCAAGTATTCGCAAGGCTTCATCGTAATGCCGGGCGGCTTGGGAACATTAGACGAACTGTTTGAGGCTTACACGCTGATTCAGACACACAAGATAGGCCGTTTCCCGATTGTGCTGGTTGGCAAAAAATACTGGTCGGGTTTGTTAGACTGGATTAAAGAGGTTGTATTAGGTCAAGAGCGCAACATCAGCCCCGACGACCTCAACCTGATTACCCTGGTAGATACGGCCGATGAAGCCGTAGCAGTGGTGGAAGAATTTTACTCTAAATACTTGTTATCGCCGAATTTCTAA
- a CDS encoding lytic transglycosylase domain-containing protein yields MKKFQGFLLIVSLLVLIGLATYELSNLGRSFGYRRTEKAFNVHVPDFFEYCGEKVPLHRREVREYFDRELHINAYWHANNELLMRRASTWLPIISQILKEENLPDDLKYIAVVESSLTNSVSNMGAAGFWQLMPVTAQAMGLEVNNLVDERLDVEKSTRAACKYLKQLYKDLGSWTNVLAAYNTGAGAFMKSMSRQKSRNFYDLDLSTQTTRFVYRTMALKEIMVNPEKYELSYHPPKPAPPFQVEEVKADIPDLVQFASSKGVNYRTFRNMNEWLVGDRLEVAKGKTYRLKIPAPAAAGTAGSNEEKTVMTGNAGK; encoded by the coding sequence ATGAAAAAGTTCCAAGGTTTTTTGCTCATCGTTTCGCTGCTGGTGCTGATAGGGCTGGCAACTTACGAACTTTCAAACTTAGGACGTTCATTTGGTTACCGTCGCACAGAAAAGGCTTTTAACGTACACGTCCCTGATTTTTTTGAATATTGCGGGGAAAAAGTACCCCTCCATCGGCGCGAAGTTCGCGAATATTTTGACCGTGAACTGCACATTAACGCCTATTGGCACGCCAATAACGAACTGCTGATGCGTCGCGCCTCTACTTGGCTGCCAATAATCAGCCAAATTTTGAAAGAAGAAAATTTGCCCGACGACTTAAAATACATTGCCGTAGTGGAAAGTTCGCTGACCAACTCCGTTTCCAATATGGGAGCGGCTGGTTTTTGGCAACTGATGCCCGTAACGGCACAGGCGATGGGGTTAGAAGTCAATAATTTGGTAGATGAACGCTTAGACGTTGAAAAAAGTACCCGTGCTGCCTGTAAATATTTGAAACAGTTATACAAAGATTTGGGCAGTTGGACGAACGTATTGGCGGCTTACAACACCGGCGCAGGGGCTTTTATGAAAAGCATGAGCCGCCAGAAAAGCCGTAACTTCTACGACCTCGACCTTAGTACCCAAACCACCCGATTTGTCTATCGCACCATGGCGCTGAAAGAAATTATGGTGAATCCTGAAAAATATGAATTGAGTTATCATCCGCCCAAACCTGCGCCTCCTTTTCAGGTAGAAGAAGTTAAAGCAGATATTCCTGATTTAGTACAATTTGCCTCCTCAAAAGGTGTCAATTACCGTACGTTCCGCAACATGAACGAGTGGCTGGTTGGCGACCGACTCGAGGTGGCCAAAGGCAAAACCTATCGGTTGAAAATTCCTGCGCCCGCTGCGGCAGGCACTGCCGGAAGCAACGAGGAAAAAACTGTTATGACAGGTAACGCGGGGAAATAG
- a CDS encoding Smr/MutS family protein has product MNIGDRVRLLHYTQEGIITNFLPDNLVEIEIEDGFKIPVLKQEVVLIAKEEKIVFRERRKEEEVSATPVVSAETGFFLAFLPINDKQLSVYLINNTDIDILFNFGEVRDTNYYGLAAGHLTKRSSQKVTEANLDKFDKWSPLLVQAIFFKAGFTSLKEPLIRKFTFSAATFFKSKGKAPLLDKECHLFQIDQKIVSVNPEQIKESIAERQTATAPANVSAPAAKNIAPAGLPKQPRQMEIDLHIEQLTKDYGKMNAAQMLELQLKAFETALDRAILEAYDEIIFIHGVGNGTLRNEIHRQLSKHPNIAYYKDARKEKFGYGATQAKIK; this is encoded by the coding sequence ATGAACATAGGCGACCGCGTTCGTTTGTTGCACTACACGCAGGAAGGCATCATTACCAATTTTTTGCCCGACAATCTGGTAGAAATTGAGATAGAGGATGGTTTTAAAATTCCCGTGCTCAAACAAGAAGTAGTGCTGATTGCCAAAGAAGAAAAAATCGTTTTCCGCGAAAGGCGCAAAGAAGAAGAAGTCAGCGCCACACCTGTTGTATCGGCGGAAACGGGCTTTTTTCTGGCATTTTTGCCGATTAACGACAAGCAACTCAGTGTTTACCTGATTAACAATACCGACATTGACATACTCTTCAACTTTGGCGAAGTGCGCGATACCAACTACTACGGGCTGGCAGCAGGCCACTTGACCAAGCGCAGCAGCCAAAAAGTAACTGAAGCCAACTTAGATAAGTTTGACAAATGGTCGCCCTTGCTGGTGCAGGCAATTTTCTTCAAGGCAGGTTTTACGAGCCTCAAAGAGCCATTGATTCGCAAGTTTACCTTTTCGGCAGCCACTTTCTTTAAAAGCAAAGGCAAAGCTCCGCTGTTAGACAAAGAGTGCCACCTGTTCCAGATAGACCAGAAAATTGTCAGCGTCAATCCCGAGCAAATCAAGGAAAGCATTGCCGAGCGCCAGACAGCAACCGCACCGGCCAATGTGAGTGCTCCTGCGGCCAAAAACATTGCTCCGGCAGGCCTTCCCAAGCAACCGCGCCAGATGGAAATAGACCTTCACATAGAACAGCTCACCAAAGACTACGGCAAGATGAACGCCGCACAAATGCTTGAATTGCAGTTGAAAGCATTTGAAACAGCCTTAGACAGAGCCATTTTGGAAGCCTACGACGAAATTATTTTCATTCACGGTGTCGGAAACGGCACATTGCGCAACGAAATTCACAGACAGTTGAGCAAACATCCCAATATTGCCTATTACAAAGATGCTCGCAAAGAAAAATTCGGTTACGGTGCTACGCAGGCAAAAATTAAGTAG
- a CDS encoding DUF2256 domain-containing protein, whose protein sequence is MRKKSDLPEKICQTCGRPFSWRKKWEKCWDEVKYCSDRCRAEKKQKSS, encoded by the coding sequence ATGCGCAAAAAATCTGACCTGCCCGAGAAGATATGCCAAACTTGCGGCAGGCCTTTCAGTTGGCGTAAAAAATGGGAAAAATGCTGGGATGAGGTTAAATATTGCAGCGACCGTTGCAGGGCAGAGAAAAAGCAAAAATCTTCCTGA
- a CDS encoding 2-oxoglutarate dehydrogenase E1 component, with protein MDQFSYIANADVSVIEALYQSYKADRNSVDATWQQFFDGFEFSLRYANAPVLPEASTNGNNKAATAVSASDGNTDKELRVRNLIQAYRQRGHLKSKTNPVRPRRDRRALLDLKDFKLSEADLDTKFMAGRALGLGSEATLREIIARLEKIYLGPIGFEFTYIREPETYDWLKQKIEQDYPRYSPSIEHKKRILAKLNEAVVFENFLHTKFLGQKRFSLEGGESTIPALDAIINKAADLGVAEVVIGMAHRGRLNVLTNIIGKTYEQVFTEFEGKVPEDMMNTMGDGDVKYHLGYSSEVTTQSGRKVRLQLTPNPSHLEAINPVVEGFSRALIDQHGKDNSKVLPILIHGDAAVAGQGIVYEVAQMSQLAGYHTGGTIHFVINNQVGFTTDFEDARSSIYCTDVAKMIDCPVFHVNGDNPEAVVFAVELATEFRQKFKRDVFVDMVCYRRHGHNESDEPKFTQPTLYNIISKHPNPREIYNQTLIERGFVDASLADAMDQEFRNLLQERLNEVKQQPLSYTMRKFEREWAAMRPSTAEDFLQSPTTAISEDAINAIGKALTTIPEGFKPLKQIEKLLKDRQKMFFEDKELNWASAELLAYGSLLLEGKPVRISGQDVKRGTFSHRHAVLHDAVTSQPYSSLDYMEGRQADFQIYNSLLSEYGVLGFEFGYAMCNPHALVVWEAQFGDFANGAQVMIDQFISSTETKWGRQSGVVMLLPHGYEGQGPEHSSARPERFLQLSAEYNMIVANVTTPANFFHLLRRQLAWPFRKPLVVMSPKSLLRHPRVVSKMEEFTTGGFREVIGDDYAKPDSKVKKVVLCTGKLYYDLLEYQLEHKRKDVALVRIEQLHPFPAVQVDELLKKYKNAKLFWAQEEPENMGYWAYLLRTYFKYDHQAELIARRPAASPATGYYKVHNTEQENLVKRVFE; from the coding sequence ATGGATCAATTCTCGTACATAGCCAATGCTGATGTGTCTGTTATAGAGGCATTGTATCAGTCATACAAAGCAGACCGCAACTCGGTAGATGCTACATGGCAGCAGTTTTTTGATGGTTTTGAGTTTTCGTTGCGCTATGCCAATGCACCCGTATTGCCCGAGGCAAGCACGAACGGCAACAACAAGGCTGCAACTGCGGTTTCCGCAAGCGACGGCAATACCGACAAAGAACTGCGTGTTCGCAATTTGATTCAGGCATACCGCCAGCGCGGCCACCTGAAATCAAAAACCAACCCTGTGCGTCCGCGCCGCGACCGCCGTGCGCTGCTCGACCTGAAAGATTTCAAGTTGAGCGAGGCAGATTTGGACACCAAATTCATGGCAGGCCGAGCATTGGGTTTAGGCAGCGAGGCTACTTTACGAGAAATTATTGCCCGCTTGGAAAAAATTTACTTAGGCCCCATTGGCTTTGAGTTTACCTACATTCGCGAGCCGGAGACCTACGATTGGCTGAAACAAAAAATCGAACAGGACTACCCCCGCTATTCTCCTTCCATTGAACACAAGAAGCGGATTCTTGCCAAATTGAACGAAGCGGTTGTTTTTGAAAACTTCCTGCACACCAAGTTTTTGGGGCAAAAGCGCTTTTCGTTAGAAGGCGGAGAATCAACCATTCCGGCATTAGATGCCATCATCAACAAAGCTGCCGACCTTGGCGTAGCAGAGGTTGTAATTGGCATGGCGCACAGAGGCCGCCTGAACGTATTGACCAATATTATCGGCAAAACCTATGAGCAGGTATTCACAGAGTTTGAAGGTAAAGTGCCCGAAGACATGATGAATACGATGGGGGACGGCGACGTAAAATATCACTTGGGTTATAGCAGCGAAGTAACTACGCAATCAGGCCGTAAAGTGCGTCTGCAACTGACTCCGAACCCTTCCCACTTGGAGGCAATCAACCCTGTGGTGGAAGGTTTCTCCCGCGCACTGATAGACCAGCACGGAAAAGACAACTCCAAAGTGCTCCCGATTCTGATTCACGGTGATGCGGCAGTTGCCGGCCAAGGGATTGTTTACGAAGTAGCCCAAATGTCGCAACTGGCAGGCTATCATACGGGCGGTACCATCCACTTTGTCATAAACAATCAGGTGGGCTTTACTACCGACTTTGAGGATGCGCGCTCGAGCATCTACTGCACCGATGTTGCCAAAATGATTGATTGCCCTGTATTCCACGTCAATGGCGACAACCCCGAAGCCGTAGTATTTGCCGTAGAACTTGCTACCGAGTTCCGCCAGAAGTTCAAGCGCGATGTTTTTGTGGACATGGTTTGCTACCGTCGCCACGGGCACAACGAGTCCGACGAACCGAAATTCACCCAGCCCACACTTTACAATATCATCAGCAAACACCCCAACCCGCGTGAAATCTACAACCAAACCCTGATTGAGCGGGGCTTTGTGGATGCTTCGCTGGCCGACGCAATGGATCAGGAGTTCCGCAACTTGTTGCAGGAGCGCCTGAACGAGGTGAAGCAACAGCCTTTGAGCTACACCATGCGCAAGTTTGAGCGCGAATGGGCAGCCATGCGCCCCTCTACTGCCGAAGACTTTTTGCAGTCCCCGACAACTGCCATTTCCGAAGATGCCATTAATGCCATCGGCAAGGCATTGACGACTATTCCGGAGGGTTTCAAGCCGCTGAAGCAAATTGAAAAACTGTTGAAAGACCGCCAGAAAATGTTCTTTGAAGACAAAGAACTCAACTGGGCAAGCGCCGAATTACTGGCATACGGTTCACTTTTGCTGGAAGGCAAGCCCGTCCGCATTTCAGGGCAGGACGTGAAGCGCGGCACTTTCTCGCATCGCCATGCTGTGCTGCACGATGCAGTTACCAGTCAGCCGTATTCATCATTGGACTACATGGAAGGCAGACAAGCCGATTTCCAGATTTACAATTCCCTGCTGTCGGAGTATGGCGTATTGGGTTTTGAATTTGGATACGCCATGTGTAATCCGCACGCATTGGTAGTTTGGGAAGCGCAGTTTGGCGACTTTGCTAACGGTGCACAGGTGATGATAGACCAGTTTATCAGCAGCACGGAAACAAAGTGGGGGCGTCAAAGCGGCGTTGTGATGCTGCTGCCACACGGCTACGAAGGCCAAGGGCCGGAACATTCCAGCGCACGCCCTGAGCGATTCCTGCAACTGAGTGCCGAGTACAACATGATTGTTGCCAACGTTACTACGCCTGCCAACTTCTTCCACCTGTTGCGTCGCCAATTGGCATGGCCTTTCCGCAAGCCGCTGGTAGTAATGTCGCCTAAGTCATTGCTGCGCCATCCGCGCGTGGTGTCTAAAATGGAAGAGTTTACCACAGGCGGTTTCCGCGAGGTTATCGGCGATGATTACGCCAAGCCGGACAGCAAAGTGAAAAAAGTAGTGCTTTGCACAGGCAAACTGTACTACGACTTGCTGGAATATCAACTGGAACATAAACGCAAAGATGTGGCACTGGTTCGCATTGAGCAGCTGCATCCGTTCCCTGCCGTGCAGGTAGATGAGTTGCTGAAAAAGTATAAAAACGCCAAGTTGTTCTGGGCGCAGGAAGAACCCGAAAACATGGGCTACTGGGCGTACCTGTTGCGCACATACTTCAAATATGACCATCAGGCCGAACTGATTGCACGCCGTCCGGCAGCATCGCCTGCAACGGGCTACTACAAAGTCCACAACACCGAGCAGGAAAATCTGGTAAAACGCGTTTTTGAATAA